The Silene latifolia isolate original U9 population chromosome X, ASM4854445v1, whole genome shotgun sequence genome contains the following window.
GTAAGGAACTCAAGGAGGTTAAGGGTCAAAATGAAGAACTCTTGGAGATGGTTCACGGGTTGGTTGGAGAAGATGAAACCGAAGAAGCCGATGATTGATCTCTTGCTCTATGTCGTACCTAGCCTATGCCGTATGTCGTACCAAGCCTTTTGCCATAACCATGCCTAATTCCTAATCAAAACCAAAGCCTTTCTAATCCCTTTTTACCTTGCCTTTGTGTTTGTGATATATCTTGCTAATATTGGTTATGTTgttagttgttgaacaatttattttgtataactctaatccttattTAGACTTCTGTTCTTcctacttgatgatgtcaagagggggaagttgtTTAAAATTGCAGGTGGTGATTCAATGACTCTTAGGCTTGCGTACACCGTATCTATGTTAACTTGGCGATTAAATGTTCTACTTAGGCTAACGAAAAATTTGACTAATTTTCAATGACCATGTACTTATGCATCTTATTTTGATCATGTTTTGACTTGTTAACCCTGACCATGGATTAAGGGGGAATTGCACACTCAATTTTATTtgtcttgccatcatcaaagggggaaattgaagagacccaatttgattaaattagtgttgatgatgccttaagacaaattaatctccttgttatttaattgtgtgcctcttaagtttaaccatgtagcataaagctccaattgtcaattcaaggttatcaagaatgtcatcatgaaatcaaagatgaagattgtcattagtgctaaagtcatgtgttgtaaggtgatcgtttaacacgaatttacgtttaggtgcaaaaacaacagttcagtcacctgttaattaaggctcgtctttgaaagaaatatttcgaaaatatttgaatctttgttaaaatgctttcaatgttcacaaatgttttctggaaatattttgaagtcttttaaagaatatagtgctttcaatgacttgctaaggagtttgcttgcacaataagacacttactataaatgggttgtttgcttttacatttatggaaatgtttatggttcccataaacacaaccatttatgcttgttttttgttgaaaaacccagcctatttttgtgtgtgtgcacaatctaatttcttgcaatcttaggcactgatttcttgaggaagaatactcggttgcTTGGTGAAGATTTCGGTTGGcttgtgcatgttgcccaagcaaactacttacattaTTTTATTCACTTGTGGTTATGAGTAtaagatattttaatgtgtaaagtatactacttggacattataaatagcttgcttaattcatttttacaagtgtgcaataacgagtttaaaactgaaaaagacttaagctttcaatcgagtaaattaactttgcaaaaccgttttatcatttcaaaatctttgaatcattttgcaagtttgtttatttatcttttgagtcttttattgagttattgtattgcacctagtcgtttattcgtgttcaaggatcccgtgttttgtacttaaactttatctcctccgttcaattaagtgaacaacattgagataagtggagtCTTGTAACAACCGAGTAGAACCAAAtaagtcttaggatagagttatcttTAGGCATGAAGTCTTcaaagcggagtagcttttgagcatgaagtctttcggcggagtagcccaaagcaaaagtcttattgcggagtagctttaagcaaggagtctttcggcggagtagcccaaagcaaaagtcttggaagcggagtagcttttaagcattagcaaccggagtaggttggggagttattttattattcggggtggtcttagtttgtatgagtttacttcttagacgtttaataaaatagcgctggacgtaggtcgcggagtagtgaccgaaccagtttttaaAAAATCGTTTGTCGTGTCTATgtcgttttatttccgctgcacactttactcacgtttttatctacagaatcaactgttgggtacactgtaacttctgcttgctgaatcgttgttgaatacttctaactctctagttctaagtatcgacttctcctttcatctaagcattgtttaaagtgtttaagagtttttaaagaagctttcattaagcttaaattttaaatagacacctaattcaccccctccccctcttaggtgctcTCGCCCGTGACTCTTCAGACTACCTAGAAAGTTATTGGCTAAGCTTAGAGGAACGATGATATTTGGCGAAGAGCCATCTTTCAATCTTGTTTATCAAAATTACTTGTTATATATACTCCATATCGTTTACTCACCTTTCATTATAATTTAATATGTAATGGGTTAAATATTTGTAGGGTCTTTTTTAAGACGGATTATTTTAGTTTTTTCTAAAAAGACGGAATTTTGAGATAACTTTACAGTTAAATGTGACCCCTTTAGGAAAACAAGTTATCATAAGCCATAAAATTAGCTAGACTATTCTAGTTACATACTCCTCCGTCCTACGGTCATTTCTTTGTtctattccattttggggtgtctcagtcaattactgtcgtttctattttaggattgcattttaCGAGTAATATGAtctttcacactcaatttggtatACTTGTCATTATCTTATAATTGGCTCCCTACTCTTACCTTGTCTTTGTGACAAAAATAAAGGACAACAATCGACCGAGACAAAGGGAATTCATTTAAACATGAAATGATCccaaaattctgtttttttttttaaagacgGGAAATAagccatctaaaataagaatttgtgtgcTGCTAAATAGTTTTGGATTGCCATGAATGTGAGGGCATATTAAAATGTCTCGAGCATTGTACCAAAATAAAATTATGATCTAGAGTAAATTGACTACGTACCAACCTACTGACATAAACGATAAATGGAATTATTAACCCTTTATAAATAGAGGTTACCTATCAAACATATTGGTATTCCAAATCCAATATCATTACATCAGTTATCCTTACTCAACTTATTCAACATTATATCATTTCATCTTATATTGAATGTCATGGATTTTCCTAGAATTCCAGAAATTTtcttaattttgatttttgtttacGTACTCTTTACATACTACGTCAACAGAAAAATAATGTCGTTTTATTTGACATACATGGCTGATTCGCTGCCATGGATTTTACTTAACGTTTATCGATTTCACGATACATCGTTGGGCTTCTTGCGACGTAGTAACGGGACCTACTTTCGTAGTGGGAGGTGGTTCGGAGCCAGTGACTTTCTCGCCACGTCGGATCCGGCTAACGTCCACTACATAGCTACAACTAATTTCTCAAATTACCCGAAAGGGGATGACTATCGCAAGGCATTTGACGTTATGGGGTACGCCTTGTTCAACAGTGACGACGACGACTGGAAGCAGTATAGGCGACTGATTCACAACCCTATCAAGAGCCGGAAATTCTTGAATTATTCAATCAAGACGGCCCATGCTAATTTGAACCATATTCTGGTTCCGCTACTGAAGCATGCATCCGAACACAGTGACCGTGTCTTGGACTTGCAAGATGTGTTCCAAAGGTTCGCCTTGGATGTTACATGTAAGTCCTTGACCGGTCACGACCCAAAGTCTCTTGCGATTGACTTGCCAACGATGCCCTTTTTGGGAGCTATGGCAGATTTCGAAAGAGGCATCATTTACCGCATTGCCTTTCCTGAATTATTATGGAAGTTACAACTGATGTTACGTGTTGGCCCCGAGTATAGATTGAACCTTGCTCGTAAAGTCATCAACAGTTACATTAGCAACATTGTGTTCAAGAAAAGACACGATGTGTTAACCGAGAAATGTAACACTAACGAGGACGAGGTCGAGGTTGATAGTGTTGATTTCTTGGAATTACTCATGAAAGATGTCATGAAAGACGGTCTTACCCAAATTACTCACATTAACGATGACGCGTTCTTTAAAGACATAACAATACAACAACTTATGGCAGGTCGAGACACTATCAGCTCGGCCATGACATGGTTCTCCTGGCTAATAACGACCCACCCTAAAGTCGAAGAGAAAATAAGGGATGAAATAGAGGATACAATTTCAGAAGCGAAAGCTAAAGGGTGGCGAGTCTTTAACTCTGAGGAGACTAGTAACCTGGTTTACCTCCACGCCGCGCTTCTTGAATCCATGAGGCTATATCCACCCGCTCCATTCCAATACAAAACACCCCGCCAACTCGACACTCTACCTACTGGGCATCCGGTGTACCCAAAGACGAAGATACTAATTGCACTATACGCGATGGCGAGAATGAAGTCGCTATGGGGTGATAATTGCTCTGAGTTTGAGCCGGAAAGATGGATTTCGGATCGAGGTACGATTAAACATGAGCCATCAAGTAAGTACTTGATTTTCTATACGGGCCCGAGAAGCTGCATGGGCAAAGATGCGGCTCTGACCCAAATGAAGATGGTTGCAGCCACATTGATCCATAATTTCCGGTTCGAGCTCGTTAAAGGTCAGAAAATCCAACCGGATGTGTCCATGATTTTGCACGTCAAGCATGGATTGAACGTCAAAGTTCGTAATCGATGGACATGAGAAAAAAACAGTTCAAAGTTTGTGATTCATTTGTCTCTGTCGTCCATGCATGAATTATTCCTTAGGTATTAGTATTAGTGTATTACTATGAAAAAATTTTGTGTTCTTATCGTCATTCTTACACTTAaagacaatcaacaaaatgaaatatTATAAATGCTTAAGTATAAGAAGTAGAGTCCCCGCAgaggacacaagaatttttcGTACTACTACGTAAAATCTAGCTAGCTACTATTGCTTTCTATTGTGTTTATTGTACTTCATGTTGTAGTTTAGTTGTGTAATATTTGTAACTTTTCTATTTTTATTTCGTTTCAAATTTCCTTATCAACTTCTCACTTGAAAAATTAGACAAAGCACGCCTTCATGTTTGATAATCTATCAACAGTTGGTGTCTTACCAATTCAGATCAATTAGGATCATTTTCAGTTTTCCTCTCTCTCTCTTCCCTTTTATTACTTTTCAATGGCTCGGGTTTTATCTCAAAACGATCAATTAGGATCATTTTCATTCTTCGTTGTTCTAAGGTTTTACTAACTCCATTAAGCTTATCCAAAGCCTACAATCAAGTAGATAATTAGGGAAGTTTTACCTAATAAATTATGTATTTTCAAAATGTACAATGAATATGGACACATGGTCTAACAGTTCGGCTTTCATGCATGCAACTATGCAAGATTGTAATCCAATAATAACTACGCAGTACATAATAGCATCATAAATTATTTGTACTGTACGTGGTCGAGTCAAACATCAAACTTATGGCTCTTGCTTCCCCCTTCGATAATAAGTCATCTCAACCAACATTCGCCTACAAGTCCTACCATGATACACAACCTACATAGATGGGAAAATTGGTTAATGCGCCCCTGTAATACTGTGTTGACTAATACTAGGACCCGACTCAAATCATGCACAAATCAAACGATGCATATTATATACCAAAACTTGAATTACAATCCTCTCTATTTCTTTGAATTACAATTCAGTCATTTGTTTTTTGTTTCAAGTTTTCCTATTTTACGAGGGACTCAAATTGTCTTTTAATAAAACCGAACCTTTTAAATTCATTTAATTGGAAACTCCAACACTTGATGCCAAATTTCATTTGGAAAATGTGATTTTTTTTGGGATAGACACCATTCACAACCACCACAGTTtctgttagggtgcaaactcatgtcCCATATCGATGGAATAAAAATGGAAGAttatctttataagtgtctagagaatataatagtacgaggtcttttgggaaggagcctaaatccgtgagggcttggccaaaagaggacaatatcgtactattatgagcAGTGGACACAGATACAGCAAGGGCCCAACACGAGGATATTCACGCTCCCGCATAACAGTTTCTACCAGGGGCTTGTGCAAATACTAGGGTACTATGTAGTACGGACTACTATGGCTACTGGCAGCTTTTAttactaaaaaataaataagcaGCTCTGTTTTCCAACTTCCCACTACCATGTATTGGTGGAAATTTAATGTTTTTGTGCATCACCCATTCaattctcttttatttttgtcattagtAGACCTGACCACCTGGCCGGGATGCAACAGGCCGGCCTGACAGTAGAGGGCAAGAAACTTTCCCGTCGGGAGAGATGTTGAGATGGCCGGGCCAGGCTGACAAGAGGAGGTTGCAGTAAGACCCGATAAAACTGACCCGATTCGAATGACCCGACTCGTACTTGACTCGACCCTCGAACTCAAGACTCGAGCACCCGAATTGATTCAACACAATATAACCCGACTCGAATGTTCATTGTTACACACTGATTATTAACATAaataatttgatataaaattgaCCAGAAAATGACCCGAACTTTTGTAAACTCGAAATTAACCCGATTCGAAACCGACCAGGTTGACTCGTTTGCGGGCCATCGAAttgcacaattttttttttttattattactttCCACAGGCCGGTCCTGCTCACTTAAACGACCCGTAGATTTATACTTCCGCACTTTATTTTTCAGTTCTTAAGATTTGTGAAGGTCGTACTTCAAGGTTATTTCCTACTCCGTATATGTCGGATCTTGGATTAAGATTTTTAGTTTAGCTTAGTTTATTTTGCCTTTCTATTATAGGAAGGAAAAAGATAATGATAGGGCGCACCCTCTCACATGCAAGTGATGACTTGACCTAGCAAAAGCAACCTGACCCGAAAAAACTGATGCGAGACCCGAACTaaatcacccgaatgtgacccaaaaacccgaattgatccgACCCGACCCCAACATGACCCGAGCTTCTTGACCCgtaaccgacccgacccgaaaatgacccattCCGAAACCATCAAACCCAAAAATGATCCGACAAAATATTACTCTATTTGAACTGAGAAGGCTTGAAAtggctatttctctattattcattgtcccgaaaatgacccgacccgaaacaaccTGCCCGCTTGACATGAAACAGACCCAACCAACAAAcctgaaacccgaaatgacccgtcccaacccgaattaacccgaaatcaatgagagaTCCGAAGTGACCCGACCCTAATTggcccgacccgttgacccgttttgccaggccTAGTGAAGACCCCTTCAATGAAGGATGCCTGTGAAAGGGTGACATCCAATCTAAGTGTCACCCGGTGGCGTCCTATCATTATACTTAGACCtgacaaaagcaacccgacccgaaaaaactgacccgagacccgaagtgacccgaactacatcacccgaattgacccgacccgacccgaacatgacccgagttTCTTGACCCgtaaccgacccgacccgaaaatgacccgacaaaatataactctaagtGAACCGAGAAGGCTTGAAAtggctatttctctattattcattgacccgaaaatgacccgacccgaaacaacctgacccgcttgacccgaaacccAAATTAACCCGAAATCAAAGAAAGACTCGAACCCGACCCGTTTTGACAGGTCTAAATTAATACTTATAGAAATGCCTTTGATGGTTAATTGGATCTTCCACACTTAATATAGTTAATCTGTCATCTAATAATTTGCCCCTTCCTCTTTTATTGGTctttatgtcaaaattaaaagGCAAAAAAATAACCTAATACGACAGAGGGTGTATTCTTTCCCAAGTCATAACTACCAAGACTAAGCCACCAGCTCATAAGTTACCCTACGTTACTAAATAGGGCTCCCATTTTCCCTTTCCAAAGAGGTAATCTATTTGGTCCGTTGGTCTTTTTCCATTGCATATTGCCATATTGGCAAATGGCACTCTGGGATGTATTTATGGAGACAGTATGGGTTTAACACTGGTCCAAGTTTTCAAAAGATTTCACAAGTTTATATTGTAATAAATCTTGGTTTCAAGTTTGAACCGATGTTTATCAAGCAATTCGTGTCAGTCTTACACTAGTGCAGTTACTCCGTTGTAAATaatttagacctggcaaaacgggtcacgggttgggttcgggtcgggccaacTCGGGCCGGGTCTCTCGTTGAGTTCaggttaattcgggtcgggacgggtcttttcgggtttcgggtctgttttgggtttgttgtcgggtctgtttcgggtcgggtctgtttcgggtcaatgaataatagagaaatagcatttcaagtcttttttattcaattagagttatattttgtcgggtcattttcgggtttggtggtttcggatcgggtcattttcgggtcggatcAGTTAGGGTCCAGAAaactcgggtcatgttcgggtcaggtcaggtcacattcgggtgatatagttcgggtcacttcgggtctcgggtcagtcttttcgggtcgggttacTTTTGCCAGGTTTAGTTGTAATGTATAAAATATACACAAACTCTCATTGCAAACGAACACTTTTCAGCATTTTAAAAAAAACATCTTACAAGTTATAAATGGGAGAGCAAGTAGGTGAGGATTTATGAGAGGTATTTTTAAAATGACGGTCACAAGCGAGACCTACCGTAAGATATAATCTTAAATTGTGTTTACTTTAACTTTTAAAGTTTTCATAGCTCATTGACAATCTGGTATCGTGATCAGTGGTGTGTCCAGAAATTTACGAATGGGAGTGCACAATTTTAAAAAGAATTGTGAACATATAGAAAAATGGTTTTTGATAAAAATTAATCATCATCACTACATAGTAAACAATAAAAATTATAGTGCGTGACAGTTGTAATTTGTAAGGTGCGACGGAGGAAAAATGTCCATTTTATCAGGGGCGGTCAATGATATTTGGAGGCCGTGTTCTAGCATTTATTGCGAGACCCCAAATAATATGGGTGTAAAAAAAATGTGTGATTCTATTTTTACCGACCATTGAATTTTATTAATTGCATACTTTTAGGATTTAAAATTTATTACATACATAGTATTATTTTCATTGGAATTTTCATTTAGGAAAGATATACTATATATGTTTTAAAATGATAATAACTAAATCACCGAGTTAACATCACAACAAGGACCTAAACTTTGTCCTATTTTAGCGTTGAGGACCCGAACCTCCCCAGTTAAGCGTTAAGGGAGTTAAGGGTAATATAAGGACCTATACTATGCAATTTTTTCCAAGTGAGGACCTAAACGTTTGAACTTTACAGTTAAAGGACTCATGTGAAGGATTCCGTTAACTTAGATGGCAAATCTAACGTCTGAAATCTAAAAGTGGGGCTCATTTAATCCTCCTTGACTAGTTTGACATTTCCTGGTTCTTCATCTTCCCCAACCCAATACCCATTGACTACCCCTGTCATGTATTTCTCTCTCTTCCATTAACAAAAAAATTTGTTAGGTTTATGTTGGTTTGGTTCTCTGCTTCTCCTTTACTTCCTTCAACTTTTTCTCCATTATCAACCAATATCTTTTTTGAATTATTGATGGTGGTCCATCAATCACCATTCTTCGAATCCCGACGTAATGGTTGCAAACCAATTATCTGATCAAACTTTGCAAATTTACATCGACCATATCCAAAAAACATTTTAAACCCAGCATCGCATTATAATAAGGCCTGTAAATCCATCCGTCGACCGACCCAAACACCTGTACATCATTAAACATTTTCTCTAGTCTACGCCATATCAATTAAACGTCAGCCTTTCGAATTTCATTAATCATGGACCACGTTTTGTTCAACAATACTTCTAATACATAAACATAATCCATAGAACCGTATAGCATTAGCGCACCTCCTTCCCCTATCCCTGCGAGTTTGCGTCGAATACTCGAGAGACACGAATTTCATGCCGCATTAGAATTATGGGTGCAAAAGAAGAAAAAGCCTGCTCATAATCTCATATACAATTGTATTTATTTCACTCTATTGAGAATTAATCCAATTTCTAAGATATTCATCCACTAATTTGCGCCTTAAGTAATATTGTTCATGTGTTTTTTTGGTTAACTAATTACTGTCAAATATGCTAATCAAGGTTTTCAATAGGAGATGTTTAACGGAGTTAAGGATGAAGTCCTTAACTGGAATGTTTGAAAGTATAGGTCCTTGATGGAAAAAATTGTTAAAGTTGAGGTCCTTATCAACTAAATCACCGAGTTAACATATATGTTTTAGGAAAAAATTTGCGCCTTAAGTAATATTGTTCatttaggaaatatatactaTATATGTTTTAAAATGATAATAACTAAATCACCGAGTTAACATCACAACAAGGACCTAAACTTTGTCCTATTTTAGCGTTGAGGACCCGAACCTCCCCAGTTAAGCGTTAAGGATCTCTGCACCATTTTCCGTCACCTCCTTGTGAAATAATTTCAATGTTTGTCCTTAAATTTCCATTTTTCACCTTATCTTTTCTATAAAGTTCTTGTTGGAGCTTGTTCCTATGAATAAAATCAAAAGAGGAGCTTTTGTATGAATTTGATAGTGCATTAGTGCCTATATGAGGAAAGAGAGTCACTTTGTAAGAAAATTAGAAGATTAGATTAAAACAATGCACAAATTCTATGCGTCAAGTATCTCCCACTTATTAAAAACAATGACAATGGTGATTCGGGAGTATATATTAACCAGTACAAAACCGTATATTTTGTTGAAAAACTCTACTTTATTGGATACATATACATGTTACTTGTATATATAAGCGGTTAAACTCGTGTCGCTTAGAAACGTTGTTGCGGACTTGCGGTTAAGGGTAATAACTAGCCGAATCAAACACGAGCTAGGCCTTACTCAGCTTATGCTCATGAAACAAAATTCGAGCTGGAGCTGATCTAGAGCTGACCCAGACCCGAGCTTGTATAattattgaatttttgattttttttttcctttgatATTTTTTTTGGACAGCAGTGGCGCCCAAATTGGatgccaccctctcacatgcattCATAATTGAAGGGCTCCCCACTCACCCCATGTGAAAGGGTGACGCCCAAATTGAATGCCACCGGTGGCGCACTTTCATTTTTTAATATCTTAGAATTCAAATAT
Protein-coding sequences here:
- the LOC141617359 gene encoding alkane hydroxylase MAH1-like, which encodes MADSLPWILLNVYRFHDTSLGFLRRSNGTYFRSGRWFGASDFLATSDPANVHYIATTNFSNYPKGDDYRKAFDVMGYALFNSDDDDWKQYRRLIHNPIKSRKFLNYSIKTAHANLNHILVPLLKHASEHSDRVLDLQDVFQRFALDVTCKSLTGHDPKSLAIDLPTMPFLGAMADFERGIIYRIAFPELLWKLQLMLRVGPEYRLNLARKVINSYISNIVFKKRHDVLTEKCNTNEDEVEVDSVDFLELLMKDVMKDGLTQITHINDDAFFKDITIQQLMAGRDTISSAMTWFSWLITTHPKVEEKIRDEIEDTISEAKAKGWRVFNSEETSNLVYLHAALLESMRLYPPAPFQYKTPRQLDTLPTGHPVYPKTKILIALYAMARMKSLWGDNCSEFEPERWISDRGTIKHEPSSKYLIFYTGPRSCMGKDAALTQMKMVAATLIHNFRFELVKGQKIQPDVSMILHVKHGLNVKVRNRWT